ATCATTTGATTTTCATAGAGGCAAGGGTCATGTCAGAAAAACGGAGTGATGTTTACTGGTGCTTCATTTTACACCGTCGTTTCGTTGTGAACTAGCTATGCTAGTCTAGGTGGGCTAGCCACAGACACGTTTTAAAGCATGCTGGGTTTATTTAAAATGGTATAATAGTGTTGCAAAAACACAAATGGTGTGTGCTTTAAGAATATTTGACCGCTAACTTGTATGGTAAATCAATAGTAGTTAGCAGACTAGTGCAATCCGGTGAGGTGAGTTCTCCGATGAAAACGATAACTTGCTTCAACTGCTCATGGACGCGGCAATGAACTACAAAAGTCAAACATGTGAATTTGCAGAAATGCGTCTTCTAATCGCACTATGCATGGCCGCACATTAAAAGCAATGGACGTGGATTAAAATGCACACGCAAAAAACGCTATAGGCTACGTTTTTTATCTTCTTTATTTCAAGTGTTCCAACTGCTGGTGCCAAGGATGAGTCCTTGCCGTTCTGGAGCCATGTAAGGGCTCAGCATGCTCTCGCGGCACACAGCGCCTGCGAGCTCGTCGCAGATAGTTTTTTTTATGTCCTAAAAAGGGGATTTTAGGCGTGCGCCTTATCATCGTTGTAACGCTAGGGACAACGAGAGGGTTGTTCAAACTGCCTAGGCATCAGTGACTAGGCAATACAGCCAGCCAGATTGTTGCTTTGCAGTTCACTCAATTCattatttaaaaacacacacacacacacaaaagacaaGGCATTGACATGCATATTTAGAGATACCAACTCCTTGTTATGAAATATTGCAACACAATATTTCAAATGTGCTACATAGATACGTATAATGAACGAGAGATGAAACTACATCACAAGTCATCTGCATTACACCAAGTATTAAATTAAGACCTGATTTTTCTTAAAGGGTCCACCCACACTAGTTGTTAACCAATATGCTTGACCTGCGCACGGGGATACATTTCCTTCGATGTGAGCTGCACAATTCAATCACAGATCATATAGCGAGGTGAAAATGTATTGCCTGTCTTTTTTTGTGGACGTGTATGCACATTCCCATACGTGACTTAGGATGTTCACGAAGGCTACAGTATGCCTCAATGTAAGGTTTTTGTTCTAAAACAGGGGTGTATCCCTTTGACAACAGACTCAATTGTGTGTTTGTATGTTAACAGTGTACTACATCACACCCAAGTCTACATTGAGGTAAGTTACTATGCTTTTTTCTCATTTCTGATTTTCCAATGCACATttttaatttttgtaaccgtcagGAACAGAATATGTTAAAGCCACTCTATGTAAAATATCATGTCAACATAAGGGGGAGCcatccattacattacattgaatTGACTCGTGAGGGCAGTGCCAATGCACACCTCTATTAACTAGTATGACCAAAATGCAGTAAGTTTTCTAGCTAAAAATGCCTATTTCTggagattcaaaatggcggacatgaTCACCCCGCTTTTCGTGTATGAAAAGTGCAATTTTCCTAGTCATTATGAATACTTAGAATTTGATGGTGGTGGTAAGTATTCGTGAAAAAGGTAAACTGACCACAAAGTGAGTTTCATGAAAAAAATTCGCGTCTTCGCTATTGCTAAGTCATAGGTAGCTTGAGCAATAAAGCTGGATGTTGTAGACGACCGAAATGATCCTTTAAAGATGGAGGCAAATGCCGATTTGAAAGTTTGCATGCTAATTACAATTGGTCTATGAAAATGCATAGATTTGTAGATGTGTAAATTATTAGTTAACATATTAAGTTAGTTTAATTTACACCCTATGCAAGAAAAAAATGGGAACGCTTCCAATTCTTTCAGTAATTGGTCATCGGTAGATCATGATTTTAGTGAACAGTAATTGGTGATTGGGCCAAAAAAAGCTGATCGGAGTATCTCTAGTCTACCCATACAACTATGGCTGAAGTGTCGTTGTGCAAGGCGCTTAACCCCAAAATCATCTAGGCAATAACTAATACCCCGTAACACCCCCCtgttttttgtgtatttgttcttTGTTTCAGGATACAAATGCAATGGCAGTGCAAACACTGCACTTTTTCATCAAACACTAGGAGTGCGCTTCTTAGGCATTATAGGCTGCAGCATGGGGCATATTCTCGTGGAAATTCTGTGATTTGTATTCATACAAGTTGTCCTTGTTCCTTTAAAACATGGAGTAGTCTTCGTTCACATTTGGCAAGGTGTCATCCAACAACTGCAACAACAGCAGGAGAAGCTTATTCATTTCAATGTGAAATTTGCAGAAATCTTTTTCCAACTGAGAGGGATTTTTTTGTTCATGTAGGTTCTCATTTAAAGAGTTTTGAAACCGTTGAATGCCCCTTTGAAAGATGTGGTTTTAAAACAAATATTTATGGTACTTTCCAAACACACAGAAGTAGGAAACACAAACCTCATTCACTGATTGATTTTAAGGTCAATATTCTAAGGAAGCACCAACTTAGTAGTCAACCATCTGATGGTGAACCATCTGGCAGTGAATTAGATGTTGAGTACTGTGAGGCAGCAGCAGATAGTGCTCAAGAAGAGGATCTGAGTGTAATTGTAGGGAAAATTGGAGCACTTTTCTTGAAACTAGAAAGCATACATAATGTTTCAGGTAAATGCATAGACCATTTGGTGGAAGAATTACAATTCATTTGTGGTTCAGCATCTGTGCCCAATATTAGAAAGATTGTTGTGTCAACCTTTGAAAAGAATGAGTGCACATTTGATGAAACTTTAGTTTCCGAATTAGTAGAGGAACTGTGTAAATCCCACCCCATTACTGCAGCTTTAAGGGAAGACGGGCCACTTGGCACTGGTTTTAAAAGGAGACAATACTTCAAAGACAAATTCAATGTTGTTGACCCAGTTGAGTACCTTTTGGATTCCACTCGTAACAAGTCCTTTCAGTATGTGCCTATTCTAAAGTCACTGGAGCATGTGCTCTCAAATAAATCCATCGTAGAGCAGGTTGTAACAAGGCATCCCATTCGTTCTTCACAGTACAAGGCATTCTATGACGGGAAATATTTTCAGCAGAACGCATTTCATGCTGGCGAGGAACCCAGAGTCTCAATAATTCTCTACATTGATGACTTTGAGGTGTGTAACCCTCTAGGTACATCGAGAAAGAAGCACAAAATTACAGCAGTATATTGGGTACTCGCGAATGTGCCATCACAGTATAGATCGGTACTGACGTCAATATACTTAGCAACTCTTTGCAAAGCAAATGATGCTAAGGAGTTCGGCTATGAGCGTATCTTGGAACCCCTTCTACAGGATTTATGTGTCTTAGAGAAACAAGGCTTATTTCTGTCATCTGTTGGGAAATTTGTTAGGGGGTCTGTGCTATGTGTTGTCGCTGATAATCTTGGAGCGCATTCCATTAGCGGACTTGTTGAAAGTTTCAGTGGCCCTTACATCTGTAGGTTTTGTCTCGGCCATCATTCAGATTTCCAAAGAAGGAAGTACAGTCTGGTGAATTTCCTTTACGGACAAAAGAGAGCTACCGCGCACACGTTGACTCTGTTAAGTCAGACACAACTCTTCTCCATGCATTTGGTGTCAAAAAAGCTTGCCCACTAACTGAAAAGCTAGAACATTTCCACTGTGTTACTGGCTACCCCCCCGACATCCTTCATGATCTGTTTGAAGGCATCATTCCATCTGAGCTTGCATTGTGTTTGACATACTTTGTAAAGAAAAAGTACTTCACTGTCACTGAACTCAATGACTTAATTAGCCAGTTTCCATACAGGTGGGCTGACAAGACTGACTGCCCCCAGGCTTTACCAAATAGTCTAACGACGAGTAAATCAATCGGAGGGAACGCACACGAGAATTGGGCCCTTATTAGGCTGTTGCCCCTTATTGTTGGTTCAAACATACCTGTCGATGAGCCAGCATGGCAGATCCTTTTGACATTAAAGGACATTGTTGAGCTTGTTGTGGCCCCAGTCCACTCAAATGAAACGATTGCTTATCTTGAATCAAAGATATCAGAGCATCGCCACAGATTGATCGATGTATTTCCTGCCGTCCACCTTAGCCCTAAGCACCATTTCTTGGAGCATTATCCAAAACTAATTGAATCATTTGGGCCGCTGGTTGGGTACTGGACTATGCGATTCGAAGCGAAGCATAGTTTTTTCAAACGAGTTGTCAGGCACACAAACAATTTCAGAAATATACTGCTGTCGCTAGCTACAAAGCACCAGTTGATGTCTGCATACCACATGCAAGAaactgctccaaaacccacactcATCGTCTCAAAGTTGTCCACAGTTCCGATAGAGGTCTTGCATGTGCAAATACAGGAACCCTTGAAAAAGGCTTTGCCCTCCATTGCACAGGTGCAGCTATCTAGTTCTGTGACTTGCCATGGGATTAAGTATTCCGTAGGTATGATTTTGCCTTACGGTTCTACTGGTGGCCTCCCTGACTTTGTGGAAGTTGTTCAAATTGTTGTTTTGGAAACCAATATAAAGTTCATTTCGAAGAGACTCCATTCCTTGTACAACGAGCATTTCCGTTCCTTTGAGGTGGAAAATTCAATCAATATTATCATTGTTGACTACCAGGAACTTCATGACATTTATCCCTTAGCAGCCTATAATGTCAAAGGAAAACGCATGGTCACGTTGAAGCGTCATATACACTGCTAGGTAATgtggttaataattaaaaaaggTTCTGAATGGTTAATTACAGGGTGTATCAAATATGTATACACATTTAAGTCATTGCATATGTGGCCTTTATTAAAGGAACATTTATTAAAGGAACCAATTTCCATATTTAACTATGTTATTCTCAGACATGTGACCAGTTCAGACCTCTACCCTCTGGAGTTCATACCTCTCTGGTCTTTGTTTGTGCCTGCAATCAGTATGGAGTGCAGTACTTCTTTGTTAACATTAATATCTGAACATAAATTACAGGATGTGGAAAAAATCATGGCATTGAGTGTCAAACGTCACTGTACTGGTACAGGCACTGCTGGCAATGCAAGTCACACACAATTGTCTTGGCATACACTTTCAGTGCCTCCAGTGTGACTGCTGTAGGCGTCATAAAGTAGTAGTCTTTAGACATCATTTTAAGAATGGGTGGTGACAAAGCAACAAAATTATATCTGTCATATATCTATTACACTTTAAAATTTGTATGAACGTGAAATCATAGTGATGTTGGTTCTAAATTAAGTGTTTATACATGTTTGAGACGCCTTGTAATATGTGACCAGCTATTTAATAATGCAACAAATCTCTGTCTGTGGGTCCTGTCTGTTTGTCTGCCCTTTGCTTTCACTGTGCCACACCAGCTGCTTTGTATGTGCCACGCCAACACCCGCAAAACTCTAATAACCCACCAATTTGGAGGGTGATTTTCCAGTTGTATGACAGTTTGCAGTACTAAAGCTATTATACTAATTTCATTGCCTTCTCTTCTTTGCCACTCTGGGCATAGCCATGCAAATTGGCAGCGTCCCGCCCTTCCCCTGAAAATATCATTGTGTGGTGGTGATGTCCTGTTAAAAcaatgtgtggttttttttcagGTAATGGATCATTTTGCACTGAAAGTCATGGATGGGGACAAAGTGCTCAAGCTACTTCTGCCGTCTATTCCTTCCTCCCTTGAGCAGTTGATGGTGGCGGTGAAGGAGCTGTGTTGCTGTACGGAGGACATTAGCCTAAAGTATCTGGACTCAGACTTTGAGGACTTCTTTGACCTTTCTTCACCCACCCAAATTAAACACAAGGACACCATTCGAGTTGTGCGCCCCACATACATCACATTAAACATGCAGAATATCAGTAATGATGATCTATCATTTTTGGATGATTCCACATCCTCTGCTGCACCCAATTCACCAGATGACGCTCATTCCATTGCCTCACAAGACACCATTCTACTTTCCCCCAGCAGCAGTCCAGAAAGGGCACCATGGCCCAAGCATTTTCCCATCCCAGTGTTTTGTTATGAGGCTGAGATGATGCTTCagcgaggcaatgaagcctttaaGAAAGACGGGTCACGACTGACCAACCCAAGTGTGAAGACTGCTGTATTGGATGGATTATCGAGAGCCATCTTCCAATACACTGCTTATCCATCCGGCCTACAGATTGCTGCAGTGGCTGAGGAACTTGTCAAGAAGCACCCATGCCTCAGGGATGCCAGCTCCTACACAGGCTACTCCAGCTGGCAGTACAGCATTAAGTACAAAATGGGCAACTATAGAATGAAGCTCCGAACAATGGATATTCCGGAGGTTACCTGCAACTCCTTGAAACACAaagtgcctggtgaaagaaaaccTGCTAAAAACGTCAAAAAGGCAAAAAAGTCTGAGGTCAATTACCTACCACCACTGCCGGGGAAAGAAACCATGGACACCCAGGAAATAGCAAGGAAAGAGCTCCTGGCTGAGGCCAAAAAAAAGGATAATGCGAGGGCCATCAATGAACTCATGACCATCACATTTCCTTACAGGAGACATGAAGTAGTCAACCTGTGTCCCAGAGCTGAGGAAATGCTGGACAGATGGCCTGCCCTTTTTCAAACCTCTCAGGTACCACATTTCGATCTAAAGTAATAGCATGTATTAGGCAAGTAAGTATTTTGAGCATATCATCCGTTTTACGCATTTTCCAACTCCAACCCCATTTTGGCAGAAGTAACATTTAAACAGGTGCTATTGTGTGGAGTTAACATTTTATGTCATAACTCATTTCAGTTTAATTCTGGGCATAAATGATGGATCATAACCTAACAGCGTGTAGGAATTCCGGATACAACTTGCGGTAGACagagttttgtcaaccccggtttaccaAGTGTTTCTGGGTGGGTTAAACTCTGTTCATAGGACAGGCCTCTATAATCTAAACATGCAGTGATGatcgtatttttttgtttgtttgtttgtttcagatcAATGAAGAATTCCGCCAGCTGACAACAAAAACTCTGGAGCCGAAGTTCATGGCCATGCTGGATAACTACACACCAAGGCTCCTGGGTCTCTTCCAGAGCAAAGGAGGGGCCTTAGGGGAAAGACTCAAGGCTAATATGAGCCGTCTTTTTGAGGTAATGCATTTACTGATGCTAAAACCAATTGACTCATTGTTAGTCCAACATGCATCGCAGTCATACTCATTTCTCCAAAACGTATGAGTTTATAAGTGTGATATATTCACTTGTAAACAAAGTTTTTGGAGATTCAACACAGGATGGAAAGGAATGTTGTGACAAATTGAGTATTCTGCTCTGAGTGTTTCAGTGGTCCTTATACAAAGAATTATGTGACTATCTTTGCAGGATCCCAACAACATTGACCTCAGGAGAGAAGTGGTCATCTTATCCCTGATTGACTACCTGGGAGAAGAAAAAAAGGCACTGATAAAAGAATACCACGTAAGTGACCTAACATACATTCACAAAGTTTATTACACATCCTCAGTTCGGAATACTTAAGTTTGCACTGGGTAATACCTTTTTTTCTATAGTACACCACCCAAGTAGATCCAGTTTTTCGAGCTCACACCTCTCACAGATACAGACAAATTGAAAAACAAACGCAAAGCTTTGAAGGTGCAGTGTGTAATATTTTTAGGAGTTTATTTCCAGAATTAATGCCACCCATTCACAAATGCTACTGAAAAATGTTAATGTTTTATCACTTAGTCTCAAATCAATGACTTGAAGGTGAATGTAGCCACTGAACTAGTTCATTGAACCTATTTG
The genomic region above belongs to Neoarius graeffei isolate fNeoGra1 chromosome 6, fNeoGra1.pri, whole genome shotgun sequence and contains:
- the LOC132887367 gene encoding uncharacterized protein LOC132887367 isoform X1; translated protein: MLVAGRTFSETFGRLFCFLNLPSVLHHTQVYIEVMDHFALKVMDGDKVLKLLLPSIPSSLEQLMVAVKELCCCTEDISLKYLDSDFEDFFDLSSPTQIKHKDTIRVVRPTYITLNMQNISNDDLSFLDDSTSSAAPNSPDDAHSIASQDTILLSPSSSPERAPWPKHFPIPVFCYEAEMMLQRGNEAFKKDGSRLTNPSVKTAVLDGLSRAIFQYTAYPSGLQIAAVAEELVKKHPCLRDASSYTGYSSWQYSIKYKMGNYRMKLRTMDIPEVTCNSLKHKVPGERKPAKNVKKAKKSEVNYLPPLPGKETMDTQEIARKELLAEAKKKDNARAINELMTITFPYRRHEVVNLCPRAEEMLDRWPALFQTSQINEEFRQLTTKTLEPKFMAMLDNYTPRLLGLFQSKGGALGERLKANMSRLFEDPNNIDLRREVVILSLIDYLGEEKKALIKEYHSEDLAQEDQQVMKICVVADEVGIVLEGVRVMRGLGNIASACSALLGLTYALNLSYPKELKHTFETFQKIFLEVEEGKLSGKLHSLKNKLK
- the LOC132887367 gene encoding uncharacterized protein LOC132887367 isoform X2, whose amino-acid sequence is MDHFALKVMDGDKVLKLLLPSIPSSLEQLMVAVKELCCCTEDISLKYLDSDFEDFFDLSSPTQIKHKDTIRVVRPTYITLNMQNISNDDLSFLDDSTSSAAPNSPDDAHSIASQDTILLSPSSSPERAPWPKHFPIPVFCYEAEMMLQRGNEAFKKDGSRLTNPSVKTAVLDGLSRAIFQYTAYPSGLQIAAVAEELVKKHPCLRDASSYTGYSSWQYSIKYKMGNYRMKLRTMDIPEVTCNSLKHKVPGERKPAKNVKKAKKSEVNYLPPLPGKETMDTQEIARKELLAEAKKKDNARAINELMTITFPYRRHEVVNLCPRAEEMLDRWPALFQTSQINEEFRQLTTKTLEPKFMAMLDNYTPRLLGLFQSKGGALGERLKANMSRLFEDPNNIDLRREVVILSLIDYLGEEKKALIKEYHSEDLAQEDQQVMKICVVADEVGIVLEGVRVMRGLGNIASACSALLGLTYALNLSYPKELKHTFETFQKIFLEVEEGKLSGKLHSLKNKLK